A DNA window from Acropora palmata chromosome 12, jaAcrPala1.3, whole genome shotgun sequence contains the following coding sequences:
- the LOC141859249 gene encoding uncharacterized protein LOC141859249 isoform X1, producing MIGEPKKKFSWLSMIKMSPRTLCSKASCSPKVLKTLVLVVMVVLAVFVTWLIHQQSKASGSDDKNECLSEQLNSCHQDAVCVNAIGTYDCICHDGFRGNGYTCSDVDECKKRTHNCSEHANCTNIVGSYKCTCRHGFQGRGWSCSDVNECKLGIHKCSQHAICTNNIGSYNCTCRDGFRGNGYTCNDVDECKKGTHNCSEHANCTNSVGSYNCTCRHGFQGRGWSCSDVNECKMGIHKCSQHAICTNIIGSYNCTCRDGFRGNGYICNDVDECKKGTHNCSEHANCTNSVGSYKCTCRNGFQGSGWACSDVNECKLGIHRCSQHAICTNTIGSYNCICGDGFRGSGYTCKDVDECKKGTQNCSEHAHCTNSVGSYNCTCRDGFLGNGWSCSDVNECTEGIHKCSQHAICTNHIGTYNCTCRDGFRGNGSTCKDVDECKKGTHNCSEHANCTNSVGSYNCTCRDGFLGNGWSCSDVNECTEGIHKCSQHAICTNHIGTYNCTCRDGFRGTGSTCKDVDECMKGTHNCSEHANCTNSVGSYNCTCRNGFQGSGWACSDVNECKLGIHKCSQHAICTNNIGSYNCTCRDGFRGNGYTCKDVDECKKGTHNCSEHAHCTNSVGSYNCTCRDGFLGNGWSCSDVNECTEGIHKCSQHAICTNHIGTYNCTCRDGFRGNGSTCKDVDECMKGTHNCSEHANCTNSVGSYNCTCRNGFQGSGWACSDVNECKLGIHKCSQHAICTNNIGSYNCTCRDGFRGNGYTCKDVDECKKGTHNCSEHAHCTNSVGSYNCTCRDGFLGNGWSCSDVNECTEGIHKCSQHAICTNHIGTYNCTCRDGFRGNGSTCKDVDECKKGTHNCSEHANCTNSVGSYNCTCRNGFQGSGWACSDVNECKLKLHKCSQHAICTNNIGSYNCTCRDGFQGDGLSCKDLDECKLGIDKCSQFAQCTNQIGTYDCACHHGFRGNGRTCNDVDECRGGIHNCSLNAFCANNVGSFNCTCREGYEGNGWICADLNECQRGTHSCHTHASCHNFQGSHRCYCDRGYRGDGLTCHDIDECQNGNNRCSLNSRCINTPGSYSCQCLDGYHGSGEVCYDINECNRWPCDRNAACTNTNGSYTCSCNGGFQGDGLSCVDYDECKAGVHDCSSNSRCINTPGSYSCQCLDGYQANGDACDDINECNSWPRPCDLNAACTNTDGSYSCSCNDGFRAYGQSCVDYDECKAGVHDCHEKATCINTSGSYRCSCFKGYRGNGKVCKASKASSLQLSGILLILCFIILLL from the exons ATGATTGGTGAACCAAAGAAGAAATTCAGCTGGCTTAGTATGATAAAGATGTCGCCACGTACTTTGTGCAGTAAAGCCTCATGCAGTCCCAAGGTCTTGAAGACTCTAGTACTTGTTGTCATGGTGGTATTAGCGGTCTTCGTTACTTGGTTAATTCACCAGCAGAGTAAGGCAAGTGGTTCCGATG acaaaaacGAATGTTTATCGGAGCAACTTAATTCGTGTCATCAGGACGCTGTCTGTGTCAACGCAATTGGCACCTATGATTGCATATGTCACGATGGTTTTCGTGGAAACGGGTATACTTGCAGTGATGTTGACGAATGCAAGAAGAGAACCCACAATTGCAGCGAGCATGCTAACTGTACAAACATCGTTGGATCTTATAAATGCACCTGTCGCCATGGATTTCAAGGAAGGGGCTGGTCATGCTCAGATGTCAACGAATGCAAGCTGGGAATCCACAAATGCAGCCAGCACGCCATTTGTACAAACAACATTGGCTCCTATAATTGCACATGCCGGGATGGTTTTCGTGGAAACGGGTATACTTGCAATGATGTTGATGAATGCAAGAAAGGAACCCACAATTGCAGTGAGCATGCTAATTGTACAAACAGCGTTGGATCTTATAACTGCACCTGTCGCCATGGATTTCAGGGAAGGGGCTGGTCATGCTCAGATGTCAACGAATGCAAGATGGGAATCCATAAATGCAGCCAGCACGCCATCTGTACGAACATTATTGGCTCCTATAATTGCACATGCCGAGATGGTTTTCGTGGAAACGGGTATATTTGCAATGATGTTGATGAATGCAAGAAAGGAACCCACAATTGCAGTGAGCATGCTAACTGTACTAACAGCGTTGGATCTTATAAATGCACCTGTCGCAATGGATTTCAGGGAAGCGGCTGGGCATGCTCAGATGTCAACGAATGCAAGCTGGGAATCCACAGATGCAGCCAGCACGCCATCTGTACGAACACCATTGGCTCCTATAACTGCATATGCGGAGATGGTTTTCGTGGAAGTGGGTATACCTGCAAAGATGTTGACGAATGCAAGAAAGGAACCCAGAATTGCAGTGAGCATGCTCACTGTACAAATAGCGTTGGATCTTATAACTGCACCTGTCGTGATGGATTTCTTGGAAACGGCTGGTCATGCTCAGATGTCAACGAATGCACGGAAGGAATCCACAAATGTAGTCAGCACGCCATTTGTACAAACCACATTGGCACCTATAATTGCACATGCCGTGATGGTTTTCGTGGAAACGGGTCGACGTGCAAAGATGTTGACGAATGCAAGAAAGGAACACACAATTGCAGTGAGCATGCTAACTGTACAAATAGCGTGGGATCTTATAACTGCACCTGTCGTGATGGATTTCTTGGAAACGGATGGTCATGCTCAGATGTCAACGAATGCACGGAAGGAATCCACAAATGCAGTCAGCACGCCATTTGTACAAACCACATTGGCACCTATAATTGCACATGCCGCGATGGTTTTCGTGGAACCGGGTCGACGTGCAAAGATGTTGACGAATGCATGAAAGGAACCCACAATTGCAGTGAGCATGCTAACTGTACAAACAGCGTGGGATCTTATAACTGCACCTGTCGCAATGGATTTCAGGGTAGCGGCTGGGCATGCTCAGATGTCAACGAATGCAAGCTGGGAATCCACAAATGCAGCCAGCACGCCATCTGTACAAACAACATTGGCTCCTATAATTGCACATGCCGAGATGGTTTTCGTGGAAACGGGTATACCTGCAAAGATGTTGACGAATGCAAGAAAGGAACACACAATTGCAGTGAGCATGCTCACTGTACAAATAGCGTGGGATCTTATAACTGCACCTGTCGTGATGGATTTCTTGGAAACGGCTGGTCATGCTCAGATGTCAACGAATGCACGGAAGGAATCCACAAATGCAGTCAGCACGCCATTTGTACAAACCACATTGGCACCTATAATTGCACATGCCGCGATGGTTTTCGTGGAAACGGGTCGACGTGCAAAGATGTTGACGAATGCATGAAAGGAACCCACAATTGCAGTGAGCATGCTAACTGTACAAACAGCGTGGGATCTTATAACTGCACCTGTCGCAATGGATTTCAGGGTAGCGGCTGGGCATGCTCAGATGTCAACGAATGCAAGCTGGGAATCCACAAATGCAGCCAGCACGCCATCTGTACAAACAACATTGGCTCCTATAATTGCACATGCCGAGATGGTTTTCGTGGAAACGGGTATACCTGCAAAGATGTTGACGAATGCAAGAAAGGAACACACAATTGCAGTGAGCATGCTCACTGTACAAATAGCGTTGGATCTTATAACTGCACCTGTCGTGATGGATTTCTTGGAAACGGCTGGTCATGCTCAGATGTCAACGAATGCACGGAAGGAATCCACAAATGCAGTCAGCACGCCATTTGTACAAACCACATTGGCACCTATAATTGCACATGCCGCGATGGTTTTCGTGGAAACGGGTCGACGTGTAAAGATGTTGACGAATGCAAGAAAGGAACCCACAATTGCAGTGAGCATGCTAACTGTACAAACAGCGTGGGATCTTATAACTGCACCTGTCGCAATGGATTTCAGGGTAGCGGCTGGGCATGCTCAGATGTCAACGAATGCAAGCTGAAACTCCATAAATGCAGCCAGCACGCAATCTGTACAAACAATATTGGCTCGTATAATTGCACCTGTCGCGATGGATTTCAAGGAGATGGTTTGTCATGCAAAGATTTAGATGAATGTAAGTTGGGAATAGACAAATGCAGTCAATTTGCCCAGTGTACAAACCAAATCGGAACTTATGATTGCGCATGTCACCATGGTTTTCGTGGAAACGGGCGGACTTGTAATGATGTTGACGAATGCCGTGGAGGGATCCACAATTGCAGCCTTAATGCATTTTGCGCAAATAATGTTGGTTCATTCAATTGCACCTGCCGCGAGGGATATGAAGGCAATGGATGGATATGCGCTGATCTTAATGAGTGTCAAAGAGGCACTCACAGCTGTCACACTCACGCCAGCTGCCATAACTTTCAAGGTTCACACAGGTGCTACTGCGACAGAGGATACAGAGGAGATGGACTAACTTGCCATG ACATTGATGAGTGTCAAAACGGGAACAACAGGTGCAGCTTGAATTCGCGTTGTATCAACACCCCTGGTTCATACAGCTGTCAATGCCTCGATGGATATCATGGCAGTGGAGAGGTCTGCTATGACATCAATGAATGCAATAGGTGGCCTTGCGATCGGAATGCAGCTTGCACAAACACAAACGGCTCTTACACCTGTAGCTGTAATGGTGGTTTCCAAGGTGACGGACTGTCATGTGTCGATTACGATGAGTGCAAAGCGGGCGTTCATGATTGCAGCTCGAATTCGCGTTGTATCAACACCCCTGGTTCATACAGCTGCCAGTGCCTCGATGGATATCAAGCCAATGGAGACGCCTGCGACGATATCAACGAATGCAACAGCTGGCCTAGGCCTTGCGATCTGAATGCAGCTTGCACAAACACAGACGGCTCTTACAGCTGCAGCTGCAATGATGGTTTCAGAGCTTATGGGCAGTCGTGTGTTGATTACGATGAGTGCAAAGCGGGTGTCCATGATTGCCATGAGAAAGCGACGTGCATCAACACTTCGGGCTCGTATCGGTGTTCATGTTTCAAAGGTTACCGTGGAAATGGTAAAGTCTGCAAAG CATCTAAGGCGAGTAGTCTGCAGCTCAGTGGAATTCTTCTTATATTATGTTTTATCATACTGCTTTTGTGA
- the LOC141859249 gene encoding uncharacterized protein LOC141859249 isoform X2 — protein MIGEPKKKFSWLSMIKMSPRTLCSKASCSPKVLKTLVLVVMVVLAVFVTWLIHQQSKASGSDDKNECLSEQLNSCHQDAVCVNAIGTYDCICHDGFRGNGYTCSDVDECKKRTHNCSEHANCTNIVGSYKCTCRHGFQGRGWSCSDVNECKLGIHKCSQHAICTNNIGSYNCTCRDGFRGNGYTCNDVDECKKGTHNCSEHANCTNSVGSYNCTCRHGFQGRGWSCSDVNECKMGIHKCSQHAICTNIIGSYNCTCRDGFRGNGYICNDVDECKKGTHNCSEHANCTNSVGSYKCTCRNGFQGSGWACSDVNECKLGIHRCSQHAICTNTIGSYNCICGDGFRGSGYTCKDVDECKKGTQNCSEHAHCTNSVGSYNCTCRDGFLGNGWSCSDVNECTEGIHKCSQHAICTNHIGTYNCTCRDGFRGNGSTCKDVDECKKGTHNCSEHANCTNSVGSYNCTCRDGFLGNGWSCSDVNECTEGIHKCSQHAICTNHIGTYNCTCRDGFRGTGSTCKDVDECMKGTHNCSEHANCTNSVGSYNCTCRNGFQGSGWACSDVNECKLGIHKCSQHAICTNNIGSYNCTCRDGFRGNGYTCKDVDECKKGTHNCSEHAHCTNSVGSYNCTCRDGFLGNGWSCSDVNECTEGIHKCSQHAICTNHIGTYNCTCRDGFRGNGSTCKDVDECMKGTHNCSEHANCTNSVGSYNCTCRNGFQGSGWACSDVNECKLGIHKCSQHAICTNNIGSYNCTCRDGFRGNGYTCKDVDECKKGTHNCSEHAHCTNSVGSYNCTCRDGFLGNGWSCSDVNECTEGIHKCSQHAICTNHIGTYNCTCRDGFRGNGSTCKDVDECKKGTHNCSEHANCTNSVGSYNCTCRNGFQGSGWACSDVNECKLKLHKCSQHAICTNNIGSYNCTCRDGFQGDGLSCKDLDECKLGIDKCSQFAQCTNQIGTYDCACHHGFRGNGRTCNDVDECRGGIHNCSLNAFCANNVGSFNCTCREGYEGNGWICADLNECQRGTHSCHTHASCHNFQGSHRCYCDRGYRGDGLTCHDIDECQNGNNRCSLNSRCINTPGSYSCQCLDGYHGSGEVCYDINECNRWPCDRNAACTNTNGSYTCSCNGGFQGDGLSCVDYDECKAGVHDCSSNSRCINTPGSYSCQCLDGYQANGDACDDINECNSWPRPCDLNAACTNTDGSYSCSCNDGFRAYGQSCVDYDECKAGVHDCHEKATCINTSGSYRCSCFKGYRGNGKVCKGNETKDTLKKENSSK, from the exons ATGATTGGTGAACCAAAGAAGAAATTCAGCTGGCTTAGTATGATAAAGATGTCGCCACGTACTTTGTGCAGTAAAGCCTCATGCAGTCCCAAGGTCTTGAAGACTCTAGTACTTGTTGTCATGGTGGTATTAGCGGTCTTCGTTACTTGGTTAATTCACCAGCAGAGTAAGGCAAGTGGTTCCGATG acaaaaacGAATGTTTATCGGAGCAACTTAATTCGTGTCATCAGGACGCTGTCTGTGTCAACGCAATTGGCACCTATGATTGCATATGTCACGATGGTTTTCGTGGAAACGGGTATACTTGCAGTGATGTTGACGAATGCAAGAAGAGAACCCACAATTGCAGCGAGCATGCTAACTGTACAAACATCGTTGGATCTTATAAATGCACCTGTCGCCATGGATTTCAAGGAAGGGGCTGGTCATGCTCAGATGTCAACGAATGCAAGCTGGGAATCCACAAATGCAGCCAGCACGCCATTTGTACAAACAACATTGGCTCCTATAATTGCACATGCCGGGATGGTTTTCGTGGAAACGGGTATACTTGCAATGATGTTGATGAATGCAAGAAAGGAACCCACAATTGCAGTGAGCATGCTAATTGTACAAACAGCGTTGGATCTTATAACTGCACCTGTCGCCATGGATTTCAGGGAAGGGGCTGGTCATGCTCAGATGTCAACGAATGCAAGATGGGAATCCATAAATGCAGCCAGCACGCCATCTGTACGAACATTATTGGCTCCTATAATTGCACATGCCGAGATGGTTTTCGTGGAAACGGGTATATTTGCAATGATGTTGATGAATGCAAGAAAGGAACCCACAATTGCAGTGAGCATGCTAACTGTACTAACAGCGTTGGATCTTATAAATGCACCTGTCGCAATGGATTTCAGGGAAGCGGCTGGGCATGCTCAGATGTCAACGAATGCAAGCTGGGAATCCACAGATGCAGCCAGCACGCCATCTGTACGAACACCATTGGCTCCTATAACTGCATATGCGGAGATGGTTTTCGTGGAAGTGGGTATACCTGCAAAGATGTTGACGAATGCAAGAAAGGAACCCAGAATTGCAGTGAGCATGCTCACTGTACAAATAGCGTTGGATCTTATAACTGCACCTGTCGTGATGGATTTCTTGGAAACGGCTGGTCATGCTCAGATGTCAACGAATGCACGGAAGGAATCCACAAATGTAGTCAGCACGCCATTTGTACAAACCACATTGGCACCTATAATTGCACATGCCGTGATGGTTTTCGTGGAAACGGGTCGACGTGCAAAGATGTTGACGAATGCAAGAAAGGAACACACAATTGCAGTGAGCATGCTAACTGTACAAATAGCGTGGGATCTTATAACTGCACCTGTCGTGATGGATTTCTTGGAAACGGATGGTCATGCTCAGATGTCAACGAATGCACGGAAGGAATCCACAAATGCAGTCAGCACGCCATTTGTACAAACCACATTGGCACCTATAATTGCACATGCCGCGATGGTTTTCGTGGAACCGGGTCGACGTGCAAAGATGTTGACGAATGCATGAAAGGAACCCACAATTGCAGTGAGCATGCTAACTGTACAAACAGCGTGGGATCTTATAACTGCACCTGTCGCAATGGATTTCAGGGTAGCGGCTGGGCATGCTCAGATGTCAACGAATGCAAGCTGGGAATCCACAAATGCAGCCAGCACGCCATCTGTACAAACAACATTGGCTCCTATAATTGCACATGCCGAGATGGTTTTCGTGGAAACGGGTATACCTGCAAAGATGTTGACGAATGCAAGAAAGGAACACACAATTGCAGTGAGCATGCTCACTGTACAAATAGCGTGGGATCTTATAACTGCACCTGTCGTGATGGATTTCTTGGAAACGGCTGGTCATGCTCAGATGTCAACGAATGCACGGAAGGAATCCACAAATGCAGTCAGCACGCCATTTGTACAAACCACATTGGCACCTATAATTGCACATGCCGCGATGGTTTTCGTGGAAACGGGTCGACGTGCAAAGATGTTGACGAATGCATGAAAGGAACCCACAATTGCAGTGAGCATGCTAACTGTACAAACAGCGTGGGATCTTATAACTGCACCTGTCGCAATGGATTTCAGGGTAGCGGCTGGGCATGCTCAGATGTCAACGAATGCAAGCTGGGAATCCACAAATGCAGCCAGCACGCCATCTGTACAAACAACATTGGCTCCTATAATTGCACATGCCGAGATGGTTTTCGTGGAAACGGGTATACCTGCAAAGATGTTGACGAATGCAAGAAAGGAACACACAATTGCAGTGAGCATGCTCACTGTACAAATAGCGTTGGATCTTATAACTGCACCTGTCGTGATGGATTTCTTGGAAACGGCTGGTCATGCTCAGATGTCAACGAATGCACGGAAGGAATCCACAAATGCAGTCAGCACGCCATTTGTACAAACCACATTGGCACCTATAATTGCACATGCCGCGATGGTTTTCGTGGAAACGGGTCGACGTGTAAAGATGTTGACGAATGCAAGAAAGGAACCCACAATTGCAGTGAGCATGCTAACTGTACAAACAGCGTGGGATCTTATAACTGCACCTGTCGCAATGGATTTCAGGGTAGCGGCTGGGCATGCTCAGATGTCAACGAATGCAAGCTGAAACTCCATAAATGCAGCCAGCACGCAATCTGTACAAACAATATTGGCTCGTATAATTGCACCTGTCGCGATGGATTTCAAGGAGATGGTTTGTCATGCAAAGATTTAGATGAATGTAAGTTGGGAATAGACAAATGCAGTCAATTTGCCCAGTGTACAAACCAAATCGGAACTTATGATTGCGCATGTCACCATGGTTTTCGTGGAAACGGGCGGACTTGTAATGATGTTGACGAATGCCGTGGAGGGATCCACAATTGCAGCCTTAATGCATTTTGCGCAAATAATGTTGGTTCATTCAATTGCACCTGCCGCGAGGGATATGAAGGCAATGGATGGATATGCGCTGATCTTAATGAGTGTCAAAGAGGCACTCACAGCTGTCACACTCACGCCAGCTGCCATAACTTTCAAGGTTCACACAGGTGCTACTGCGACAGAGGATACAGAGGAGATGGACTAACTTGCCATG ACATTGATGAGTGTCAAAACGGGAACAACAGGTGCAGCTTGAATTCGCGTTGTATCAACACCCCTGGTTCATACAGCTGTCAATGCCTCGATGGATATCATGGCAGTGGAGAGGTCTGCTATGACATCAATGAATGCAATAGGTGGCCTTGCGATCGGAATGCAGCTTGCACAAACACAAACGGCTCTTACACCTGTAGCTGTAATGGTGGTTTCCAAGGTGACGGACTGTCATGTGTCGATTACGATGAGTGCAAAGCGGGCGTTCATGATTGCAGCTCGAATTCGCGTTGTATCAACACCCCTGGTTCATACAGCTGCCAGTGCCTCGATGGATATCAAGCCAATGGAGACGCCTGCGACGATATCAACGAATGCAACAGCTGGCCTAGGCCTTGCGATCTGAATGCAGCTTGCACAAACACAGACGGCTCTTACAGCTGCAGCTGCAATGATGGTTTCAGAGCTTATGGGCAGTCGTGTGTTGATTACGATGAGTGCAAAGCGGGTGTCCATGATTGCCATGAGAAAGCGACGTGCATCAACACTTCGGGCTCGTATCGGTGTTCATGTTTCAAAGGTTACCGTGGAAATGGTAAAGTCTGCAAAG GTAACGAAACAAAAGACACactcaaaaaagaaaattcaagcaAATGA